TCAATGGTTACCGCCCTGGCCGCCCCACTATTTACTTGGTGGATCAAACCGGAATACACCATGCCGGTCGCCATGCTGTCCTGCCTCATCGTCTTTCGCCACCACGACAACGTCCGCCGCCTACTCGAAGGACAAGAAAGTAAAATCTGGAATAAATTCCAGCGCAGAAACAAAACAACCCCGCCAAAAGACTGATATCCAGCCTGTCGCGGGGTTGCTAATGCCGTGTGCCTGTTTAAAGACTGTCGGCTTTATTCGTCTTTGATCGGCTTGAGCTGATCAATCGGCCAGCGCGGATAGGCTTTCACGCCCAGATCCATCGTTTCCTGGTTTTTCAGACGCTGCATGCCAGCGAAGGCAATCATCGCCCCGTTATCTGTACAGAATTCGGTACGCGGATAGAACACCTCGCCGCCCATCTTCGTCATCATCGCTTCCAGCTGCTCACGCAAATGCTTATTGGCACTCACGCCGCCGGCAATCACCAAGCGCTTGAACCCCGTCTGCTTAAGTGCGCGCTTACACTTAATCGCCAAGGTGTCGACCACCGCTTCCTGGAACGCATAGGCGATATCGGCACGGGTCTGTTCGCTATCGTCATTGTCGCGAATCGTGTTGGCGGCGAAGGTCTTCAGGCCCGAGAAACTGAAATCCAGTCCCGGCCGATCAGTCATCGGACGTGGGAACGTGAAGCGCCCAGCCGTACCTTTGTCGGCCAAACGCGACAATAATGGCCCCCCGGGATAGTCCAACCCCATCAACTTGGCGGTTTTATCGAACGCCTCGCCGGCCGCATCGTCGATCGACTCACCGAGGATCTGGTATTCGCCGATCCCCTTCACTTCCACCATCATGGTGTGACCACCGGATACCAGCAACGCCACAAACGGGAACTGGGGCGGGTTATCTTCCAGCATAGGGGCCAGCAGGTGGCCTTCCATGTGGTGCACCGCGACAGCGGGTAAGTCCCAGGCATAGGCCAGGCTGCGGCCAATCGTCGCCCCCACCAGCAGTGCGCCGACCAGACCAGGGCCCGCGGTATATGCCACGCCATCCAAATCTGCAGGCGTCAAGCCGGCATTGTTAAGCGCTTCCTTGATGAGCGGAATCGTCTTCTTTACATGGTCACGCGAGGCTAGCTCCGGCACCACGCCACCGTAATCGGCATGCAGTTTTACCTGGCTGTAAAGTTCGTGTGCCAATAGGCCTTTTTCATCATCGAAAATAGCCACACCTGTTTCGTCACAGGAGGTTTCGATGCCCAGTATACGCATAACAACCTCTATACTTATGGTAATTGGGGGCCATACTACCGTCCTTGACAGAAATTAACCAGTTCGGGGTTGCAGAATGCTTTACAAATGCCCCCAGATCAGATTAGAATTTCGCACCATTTTTAATCAGCTGACACTTTATTGAACGTCAGCATTAACCGAATCACTCTGAGGTGAGTATTACATGCCAGTAATCAAAGTACGTGAAAACGAACCGTTTGACGTAGCACTACGTCGTTTCAAGCGCTCTTGCGAAAAAGCAGGTATCCTTTCTGAAGTACGTCGTCGTGAGCACTTCGAAAAGCCTACTACTGTACGTAAGCGTGCGAAAGCAGCGGCAGTTAAGCGTCACCTGAAGAAATTGGCTCGCGAAAACGCGCGTCGCGTTCGTCTGTACTAATCTGCTGATTAACAGAAGGAACGTGTTATGACCCTGATTGAACGTCTAAAAGACGAACAAAAAGCAGCGATGAAAGCCAAAGACAAACCTCGTCTAGGCACGATTCGCTTGGTAATGGCTGCCATTAAACAGCGTGAAGTTGATGAAAAGATTACTCTTTCCGAAGACGACGTGCTGGCAGTGCTGACCAAAATGGTAAAACAGCGCCGTGACTCTGTTGCTCAATACGAAGCAGCAGGTCGCCAAGATCTTGCCGATGTTGAGCTCGCTGAAATTACAGTTCTGGAAGAGTTCATGCCACAGCCGCTGACCGACGACGAAGTCGCCGCTCTGCTGGATGAGGCTATTGCTGCGACCGGTGCTGCCAGCATGCAAGACATGGGCAAACTAATGGGCGTGTTGAAACCACAGGTTCAGGGTCGTGCCGATATGGGTAAAGTTAGCCAGCTGGTGAAAGCCAAGCTAGGTTAATCCCTACCCTATTTCTGCAACAAGCCGTGCTATCCGTTACCGGACTGCGCGGCTTGTTCGTATTTAGCATCCTGTCGATATTATTTCTCCGATGCCAAATCAAAGTGCTATTATCGCTTAACTATAACACTTTGATTTGACACTCCATTCCAACGCAAGCAGGTAACACCACT
This Photobacterium gaetbulicola Gung47 DNA region includes the following protein-coding sequences:
- a CDS encoding putative O-sialoglycoprotein endopeptidase (COG0533), coding for MRILGIETSCDETGVAIFDDEKGLLAHELYSQVKLHADYGGVVPELASRDHVKKTIPLIKEALNNAGLTPADLDGVAYTAGPGLVGALLVGATIGRSLAYAWDLPAVAVHHMEGHLLAPMLEDNPPQFPFVALLVSGGHTMMVEVKGIGEYQILGESIDDAAGEAFDKTAKLMGLDYPGGPLLSRLADKGTAGRFTFPRPMTDRPGLDFSFSGLKTFAANTIRDNDDSEQTRADIAYAFQEAVVDTLAIKCKRALKQTGFKRLVIAGGVSANKHLREQLEAMMTKMGGEVFYPRTEFCTDNGAMIAFAGMQRLKNQETMDLGVKAYPRWPIDQLKPIKDE
- a CDS encoding 30S ribosomal protein S21 (COG0828), with amino-acid sequence MPVIKVRENEPFDVALRRFKRSCEKAGILSEVRRREHFEKPTTVRKRAKAAAVKRHLKKLARENARRVRLY
- a CDS encoding hypothetical protein (COG1610) gives rise to the protein MTLIERLKDEQKAAMKAKDKPRLGTIRLVMAAIKQREVDEKITLSEDDVLAVLTKMVKQRRDSVAQYEAAGRQDLADVELAEITVLEEFMPQPLTDDEVAALLDEAIAATGAASMQDMGKLMGVLKPQVQGRADMGKVSQLVKAKLG